The following are from one region of the Candidatus Obscuribacterales bacterium genome:
- a CDS encoding roadblock/LC7 domain-containing protein: MACEQFRFLIQQQFDVELPPQDENQLSQHLSQCEACERFHFQMDQIIRTASDLDLPDDTTPENLESLARIVIQQLPKPSGGPLSFITNLFGGGKKQAKEPPKASHTPKSSSRFPHVKRNQSTTNQNITAEDNTGHVEDHSQSMSTTLSGRFGRAVPEAPAEEGPLTLADTIRRKVQEEKQTLAQQETPEPPPPTSWPSAEANAPAMPQDQQFAQPNFQEDNRYAPAGGAWEEPAWSQPPPVPTAPSEPPAPTPLASIDLMGQTADAQSNAWGAPPPPPPPPMPDERAPNDLEKGLWQAQQEQKAWNEEAEQLETGFWQAFTSEQDSGLSGPGGMTQQPAPTQSAPPPPLPTAMPPLPGAVPPPPPMPELSAPPPPPIPALSVPPPAPLAAPSAPAANDEQVISRFDIPIQERMAMAQAPQQPAAPPPPPPVPQSIAPAPAQPAESDSATEPQSIISRLSSILGDNPGQAASPQLMSDQNADLGVAPMEPPMPVPAAPAFPSAPPAPVAPQQVAQPVAAPSPPPAPIPVPAAAAPQPQAQPAAAPVAASNPSGLFNVDESTIDKIFSENLGIVDAGTAVNPGQTPPVAQAPPVIQTPPPAPATPVQPPPVPQPAAQVQTPPSPPPQPAKQSGLFADMDDAAIDQLFSSNLGISDKSPVQSNAQPIPQPIPAAPPLPPPVPQQAAPPPQPIPVAPPPPPPPPVVEPPVVEAPPVPQVITPPPPPPVVAEAPPPVEFHAPPAPEPQPVPEPIAAAPPIPQAAPAAAAPPPANDGILNVSESDLDKLFSENLGVSESALSSAPKVNLTQAVETIRQATGSTQAPPPKIEGVGRLSKNVDTTQDTTSGKISSIGKFLLDQKDLAKLGKVASSNLSSTDMRVLTMEAAQELQNLLGHIGSQPGVAGSVIVGHDGILIANNLPAGHDAESVGVWALGIFLNTENTIKMLGHNHVFQMVARTPQGFLVIADFGGGILVTVSQSNQTNELIPLMRTITQLVAQTAH; the protein is encoded by the coding sequence ATGGCTTGTGAACAGTTTCGATTTCTAATTCAGCAACAGTTCGATGTTGAACTGCCGCCTCAAGACGAAAACCAGTTGTCTCAACACCTTTCGCAGTGCGAGGCATGTGAGCGCTTTCATTTCCAAATGGACCAAATTATTCGCACGGCATCCGATCTTGATTTGCCTGACGACACAACTCCGGAAAATCTTGAATCACTTGCCCGCATAGTCATCCAGCAATTACCAAAACCCAGTGGCGGCCCACTTTCTTTCATCACGAATTTATTTGGCGGTGGCAAGAAACAAGCAAAAGAGCCTCCGAAAGCGTCGCATACACCAAAGAGCTCAAGTCGCTTTCCTCACGTCAAACGCAATCAGTCAACGACAAATCAAAACATCACTGCTGAAGACAATACAGGTCATGTAGAAGATCACTCACAGTCCATGAGCACGACTTTGAGTGGCCGATTTGGTCGTGCTGTCCCCGAAGCTCCTGCCGAAGAAGGACCTTTGACACTGGCAGATACAATTCGCCGCAAAGTACAAGAAGAAAAGCAAACTCTGGCCCAGCAAGAAACTCCAGAGCCGCCACCACCAACCTCATGGCCGAGCGCTGAAGCAAATGCACCTGCAATGCCTCAAGATCAACAATTTGCACAGCCTAACTTCCAGGAAGACAACCGTTATGCTCCAGCAGGCGGAGCCTGGGAAGAACCAGCGTGGTCTCAACCACCGCCCGTGCCAACAGCGCCTTCAGAGCCTCCAGCGCCTACTCCACTTGCATCAATTGACTTGATGGGACAAACAGCAGATGCACAGTCCAATGCGTGGGGTGCACCTCCGCCACCACCTCCTCCGCCAATGCCGGACGAGAGAGCGCCTAATGATTTGGAAAAAGGATTATGGCAAGCTCAACAAGAGCAAAAAGCATGGAATGAGGAAGCTGAACAATTAGAAACCGGCTTCTGGCAAGCGTTTACTTCAGAGCAAGATAGTGGTCTAAGTGGACCGGGCGGCATGACTCAGCAGCCAGCCCCTACGCAGTCCGCACCTCCACCACCTCTGCCAACAGCAATGCCACCACTTCCTGGTGCGGTGCCACCGCCGCCTCCAATGCCGGAACTGTCAGCACCGCCACCTCCACCGATACCGGCGCTGTCAGTGCCGCCACCTGCACCTCTTGCAGCACCAAGTGCTCCAGCAGCTAACGACGAGCAAGTAATCAGCCGTTTTGACATACCGATTCAAGAGCGCATGGCGATGGCTCAAGCGCCGCAACAACCTGCAGCTCCACCTCCGCCTCCTCCTGTGCCTCAGAGTATAGCTCCGGCACCAGCGCAACCGGCAGAGAGCGATTCAGCCACTGAACCACAGTCGATAATCAGCAGACTATCAAGCATTCTCGGTGATAATCCGGGACAAGCTGCATCACCTCAATTGATGTCTGATCAAAATGCAGACTTGGGTGTTGCTCCAATGGAGCCTCCTATGCCGGTACCTGCTGCTCCTGCTTTTCCTTCGGCTCCGCCTGCTCCAGTTGCACCTCAACAAGTTGCACAACCAGTCGCGGCACCAAGTCCACCTCCAGCACCAATTCCTGTACCGGCTGCTGCTGCACCTCAGCCACAAGCACAACCAGCTGCTGCTCCTGTCGCTGCTTCAAATCCGTCAGGACTATTCAATGTTGATGAAAGTACAATCGACAAAATCTTCTCAGAGAATCTAGGCATTGTTGATGCAGGCACCGCTGTAAATCCAGGGCAAACACCACCAGTTGCTCAAGCGCCACCTGTAATTCAGACGCCACCACCAGCTCCAGCTACTCCTGTGCAGCCTCCACCGGTTCCACAACCGGCAGCTCAAGTACAAACTCCACCATCGCCGCCACCACAACCAGCAAAACAATCAGGTCTCTTTGCTGACATGGATGATGCTGCTATTGATCAACTCTTCTCCAGCAATTTAGGTATAAGCGACAAATCTCCAGTGCAGTCAAACGCACAGCCAATTCCACAACCTATTCCTGCTGCACCGCCTTTGCCACCTCCAGTCCCGCAGCAAGCAGCACCACCGCCGCAACCAATTCCGGTTGCACCGCCACCACCACCTCCTCCACCGGTAGTCGAACCTCCAGTCGTTGAGGCACCACCAGTGCCCCAGGTCATCACGCCACCGCCGCCGCCACCTGTCGTTGCAGAAGCACCTCCGCCAGTTGAATTCCATGCTCCACCGGCACCCGAACCACAGCCAGTGCCAGAGCCAATTGCCGCAGCACCACCAATTCCACAGGCCGCTCCGGCAGCAGCAGCTCCACCACCTGCCAACGACGGCATCTTAAACGTATCGGAGTCCGATCTCGATAAACTCTTCAGCGAAAACTTGGGCGTCAGCGAATCAGCATTATCATCCGCACCAAAAGTCAATTTGACTCAAGCGGTTGAAACAATTCGCCAAGCTACAGGCAGTACACAAGCACCACCACCTAAAATTGAAGGTGTCGGACGCTTATCCAAAAACGTTGACACAACTCAAGACACAACTTCCGGCAAAATTTCCTCGATCGGTAAATTCTTGCTAGATCAAAAAGACTTAGCCAAATTAGGAAAAGTCGCATCCAGCAATCTCTCATCAACAGACATGCGCGTCCTAACAATGGAAGCCGCTCAAGAATTGCAGAATTTGCTTGGACACATAGGCAGCCAACCAGGCGTTGCCGGCTCAGTAATTGTCGGTCACGACGGCATTCTCATTGCCAACAACCTCCCAGCAGGACACGACGCAGAATCAGTCGGCGTCTGGGCATTAGGTATTTTCCTCAACACGGAAAACACCATCAAAATGCTCGGTCACAACCACGTATTCCAAATGGTTGCTAGAACACCACAGGGCTTTTTAGTAATAGCTGATTTCGGCGGCGGCATTCTAGTCACCGTTAGCCAATCAAATCAAACCAATGAACTCATCCCATTGATGAGAACAATTACTCAGTTGGTTGCTCAAACAGCACACTAG
- a CDS encoding leucyl aminopeptidase, whose product MEYKLETRPPAQVDSGLLVLGIFQDQSITDAIKSFQADFPPAFLEKITQATQEETFKGSSDQILILPTYGELPSRKLVFAGLGKSADYSIQQARKLAANIARRFSVNAKTEKICFFLPSKEGERTFVQAVIEGAILGSYTFNKYRSGKDEKKQSSLTEIAIGGSKLSAGDFEKACERGEAIAESVNFARQLIAEPANHLTPSRLAEEARTKGQELGLVVEILEQPQIEKLGMGSFLGVAKGAKELPRLIVMRYKHDEAKKTIGLVGKGITFDSGGLSLKPANSMEHMKYDMSGAACVIASALALARLKPKVNVLVVVGATENMPGGQALHPGDVVTAMNGKTIEVNNTDAEGRLVLADALCYAMQEGADEIVDVATLTGACVTALGRVAAGIMGNSQELIDKLIARGAEAGEKFWQLPMYDEYKDSLKSDIADLKNAGSRGEAGTSSAAMFLKEFVDSRPWAHMDVAGPSWLDKDKDECNKGGTAFSVRTLCYHVLNSQN is encoded by the coding sequence ATGGAATACAAATTAGAGACGAGACCGCCGGCTCAAGTGGACAGCGGTCTATTAGTGTTGGGCATTTTTCAAGACCAGTCGATAACTGATGCGATAAAGTCCTTTCAAGCTGATTTTCCGCCGGCGTTTCTCGAGAAAATTACTCAGGCTACGCAGGAAGAAACTTTCAAGGGCTCGTCCGACCAGATTCTTATTCTGCCTACTTATGGCGAATTACCATCCAGAAAGCTTGTATTTGCAGGGCTAGGCAAATCCGCTGATTATTCAATTCAACAAGCACGAAAGCTTGCTGCCAACATTGCTCGTCGCTTTTCTGTCAACGCCAAGACAGAGAAAATATGCTTCTTCTTGCCGAGCAAAGAGGGCGAACGCACTTTTGTCCAAGCCGTTATTGAAGGAGCAATTCTAGGCTCTTACACTTTCAACAAATACAGATCAGGCAAGGACGAGAAGAAACAGTCGAGCTTAACTGAAATTGCCATTGGCGGATCAAAGCTAAGTGCCGGTGATTTTGAAAAGGCATGTGAGCGTGGCGAAGCAATTGCTGAATCAGTAAACTTTGCTCGCCAACTAATCGCTGAACCTGCCAATCATTTGACGCCGTCTCGTCTTGCTGAAGAAGCTCGCACAAAAGGGCAAGAGTTAGGCTTGGTTGTGGAAATTCTCGAGCAACCACAAATTGAAAAGCTGGGAATGGGCTCTTTCTTGGGCGTAGCCAAAGGCGCCAAGGAACTGCCGAGACTCATTGTTATGCGCTACAAGCATGACGAAGCTAAAAAGACTATTGGTCTTGTCGGTAAAGGAATCACCTTCGATTCAGGCGGCTTGTCTCTCAAACCTGCGAACAGCATGGAACACATGAAATACGACATGTCCGGTGCTGCTTGCGTCATCGCCAGCGCGTTGGCATTAGCCAGATTGAAACCAAAGGTCAACGTACTTGTTGTTGTCGGTGCCACTGAAAACATGCCTGGTGGACAAGCCCTGCATCCAGGCGATGTTGTCACAGCAATGAACGGCAAGACAATTGAAGTAAATAACACCGATGCCGAAGGACGTCTTGTTTTGGCTGACGCGCTTTGCTATGCCATGCAAGAAGGTGCTGATGAGATTGTTGACGTTGCCACCCTCACAGGTGCTTGCGTGACAGCTTTAGGACGCGTTGCCGCCGGCATCATGGGCAATTCGCAAGAGCTAATCGATAAACTCATTGCACGTGGTGCTGAAGCCGGTGAAAAATTCTGGCAATTGCCAATGTACGACGAATACAAAGACAGCCTCAAGAGCGACATTGCCGACTTGAAAAATGCCGGATCACGCGGTGAAGCCGGCACATCATCCGCTGCAATGTTCCTCAAGGAATTTGTCGACTCACGTCCTTGGGCACACATGGACGTAGCTGGTCCAAGCTGGCTAGATAAAGACAAAGACGAGTGTAATAAGGGCGGTACAGCATTCAGTGTGAGAACGCTTTGCTATCACGTGCTTAATTCACAAAACTAG
- a CDS encoding J domain-containing protein, with protein sequence MSWQPPPPPPRPQPGQQPGQPGAQPAQPLNAQNYYKLLQVDTEAHPTVIRYAYRFLAAQYHPDNAESGDAEKFRMVSEAWRTLSDRGRRQAYDMQLGVQKQAQPAQPGQAAKPDIPKMSLSFSEVELRLAVLQVLLEARRKRPQTGGASAKMLMDCLNCNMQDIEWTLWYLREKGHITRTEAAFMITVAGVDYLVDVLSRTQPMTSRDEPTTLDHSNLPATL encoded by the coding sequence ATGTCATGGCAGCCGCCACCACCTCCACCCAGACCGCAGCCGGGTCAACAGCCTGGCCAACCCGGAGCACAACCGGCGCAGCCATTAAACGCACAAAACTACTACAAGCTTTTGCAAGTAGATACTGAAGCTCATCCGACAGTAATTCGCTACGCGTACAGATTTTTGGCTGCTCAATATCACCCGGACAATGCCGAATCCGGTGATGCAGAAAAGTTTCGCATGGTCAGTGAAGCATGGCGCACACTTTCCGATAGAGGAAGACGCCAGGCATACGATATGCAATTAGGCGTGCAAAAACAGGCGCAGCCTGCTCAGCCGGGACAAGCAGCCAAACCGGACATTCCTAAGATGTCGCTTTCTTTTTCGGAAGTTGAGTTGCGGCTTGCCGTATTGCAGGTATTGCTCGAAGCACGCAGAAAGCGCCCGCAAACAGGCGGCGCATCAGCCAAAATGCTTATGGATTGCTTGAACTGCAACATGCAAGATATTGAATGGACACTTTGGTATTTGCGCGAAAAAGGCCATATCACAAGAACAGAAGCTGCTTTCATGATTACCGTAGCCGGTGTCGACTACCTGGTTGATGTGCTTTCACGCACGCAGCCAATGACATCAAGAGACGAACCAACAACTCTCGATCACTCAAACTTGCCGGCTACTCTGTAA
- a CDS encoding acyl-CoA dehydrogenase, with protein MTFDFSEEQILIKEMVADLAKHEFAPKAAEIDKLHRFPKENWQLLAASDLCGLVFPEKYGGAGLDAVSYAIVVEELAKNCATTSVMYSAHVSLCAKPIYLFGSEEQKERILTPMCKGEKMGAFALSEPGSGSDSAAATCTAVDKGDHFILNGSKNWITNGVEADYYLVIAQTDKQLKHKGLVALIVEKGSEGFTFGKLEDKLGIRGSSTCELNFDNTKVPKANMLGQLGEGFKVAMATLDGGRIGIAAQAVGIAQGAWDHAFAYSKERVAFGQTINKLQAIQFMLTEMAVEIDTARLLTLHASRAQDTGKRFTKEAAHAKLYASEMAMRSTVKCVQIFGGYGYVTDYPVERYMRDAKITEIYEGTSEIQRLVIASNLLKGQ; from the coding sequence ATTACTTTTGATTTCTCCGAGGAGCAGATCCTCATCAAGGAGATGGTTGCCGACCTAGCGAAGCATGAGTTCGCTCCCAAAGCTGCCGAAATAGACAAGTTGCATCGATTCCCCAAGGAAAACTGGCAGTTGCTCGCCGCATCTGATCTCTGCGGACTTGTTTTTCCGGAAAAATACGGCGGAGCCGGTCTGGATGCCGTGTCTTATGCGATTGTTGTTGAAGAGTTGGCCAAGAATTGTGCCACCACGTCAGTAATGTATTCGGCACACGTTTCGCTTTGCGCCAAGCCAATTTACCTATTTGGTTCAGAAGAGCAGAAGGAAAGAATTTTGACGCCGATGTGCAAAGGCGAAAAAATGGGTGCGTTTGCTTTGTCAGAACCCGGTTCCGGCTCCGATTCTGCTGCCGCTACTTGTACCGCTGTCGACAAAGGCGATCACTTTATTTTGAACGGTTCAAAAAACTGGATCACCAACGGTGTTGAAGCTGACTACTATTTGGTAATTGCGCAAACCGACAAACAATTGAAGCACAAAGGTCTTGTTGCCTTAATCGTAGAAAAAGGGTCGGAAGGCTTCACTTTCGGAAAACTCGAAGATAAGCTTGGAATCAGGGGTTCATCCACCTGCGAGCTCAATTTCGACAACACGAAAGTACCAAAAGCAAATATGCTCGGGCAATTAGGTGAAGGCTTCAAGGTAGCAATGGCTACTCTTGATGGTGGGCGTATTGGTATTGCCGCACAAGCAGTCGGTATTGCTCAAGGCGCTTGGGACCACGCATTTGCTTATTCGAAAGAGCGTGTCGCATTTGGTCAAACAATCAACAAACTGCAAGCCATTCAATTTATGCTCACTGAAATGGCCGTAGAAATTGATACTGCCAGACTTTTGACTCTGCATGCCAGCCGCGCGCAAGACACAGGTAAGCGTTTCACAAAAGAAGCAGCTCACGCCAAGCTCTACGCATCAGAAATGGCTATGCGCTCAACCGTGAAGTGCGTACAAATCTTTGGTGGTTATGGTTACGTGACAGACTACCCAGTCGAGCGTTATATGCGCGATGCGAAAATCACGGAAATATATGAAGGCACTTCAGAAATCCAACGTTTGGTTATTGCAAGCAATCTCCTGAAAGGACAATAA
- the aroF gene encoding 3-deoxy-7-phosphoheptulonate synthase, producing MILVLNKNLPEAEITGVVSEIERLGFAAQVVLNQPNPLVFVSGDVKVVPSHLFSNIAGVEKVMKLGPACPRVDNSEGKPVVVGNIKIGYGAKPVVIAGPCSVENEEMLLQTAHAVKVAGAVMLRGGAFKPRTSPYDFRGLGKQALEYLAQARRQTGLPVVSEVMSVEQLEIALDYVDVLQIGARNMYNYELLSAVGKTQLPVLLKRGMSATINDLLQAAEYIMLAGNSQVILCERGIRTFETYTRNTLDLSAVAALKTLTNLPVIVDPSHGTGRKDLIRSMSRAAIAAGADGLIIEVHPQPACAMSDAAQAITPVELEKIVTDTRKIYELFSDETALSKAPQLSLASTVS from the coding sequence GTGATTCTGGTCTTGAACAAAAATTTGCCTGAAGCGGAAATTACCGGCGTTGTGTCGGAAATTGAACGTCTTGGTTTTGCTGCGCAAGTAGTTTTGAACCAGCCAAATCCGCTGGTATTTGTCTCAGGCGACGTCAAAGTTGTGCCTTCGCACTTGTTCAGCAATATTGCCGGTGTGGAAAAGGTCATGAAGTTAGGTCCGGCTTGTCCGCGTGTGGATAATTCGGAAGGCAAGCCCGTCGTAGTTGGGAACATAAAAATTGGCTATGGCGCAAAGCCTGTCGTAATAGCCGGACCATGCTCAGTGGAAAACGAAGAAATGCTTTTGCAAACTGCGCACGCAGTAAAAGTTGCCGGAGCAGTTATGTTGCGCGGTGGAGCATTCAAGCCACGGACAAGTCCTTATGATTTCCGCGGACTTGGAAAACAGGCTCTCGAGTATTTAGCGCAAGCAAGACGCCAGACAGGACTTCCTGTTGTTAGTGAAGTTATGTCTGTTGAGCAGTTGGAAATTGCATTGGACTATGTTGATGTGCTGCAAATCGGCGCACGCAACATGTACAACTACGAGCTGTTGAGTGCTGTCGGTAAGACTCAATTGCCGGTGCTTTTGAAACGCGGCATGTCTGCCACCATAAATGATTTATTGCAAGCAGCCGAATACATCATGCTTGCCGGCAATTCACAAGTCATTCTTTGTGAACGCGGTATTCGCACGTTTGAGACATACACGCGCAACACGCTTGACCTAAGCGCTGTTGCTGCCTTGAAGACACTGACCAATTTGCCTGTGATTGTCGACCCCAGTCACGGCACAGGCAGAAAAGACCTTATACGCTCAATGTCGCGAGCGGCAATTGCTGCCGGTGCTGATGGTCTAATTATCGAAGTGCATCCACAGCCTGCGTGCGCAATGAGTGACGCTGCCCAAGCAATTACTCCAGTCGAGCTGGAGAAAATTGTGACGGATACAAGAAAAATTTACGAGCTATTTTCGGACGAAACGGCTTTGAGTAAGGCTCCTCAATTAAGCCTGGCATCAACTGTTTCCTAG
- a CDS encoding diguanylate cyclase: protein MKKRQVLLAGNKAQLEPIEAALKKAGFGSSVTGSAFETLAELAKSKPSAVVVGSDLEDLKSYQLACLIKSGSKDPQLPVVVLDSKNGHSGFWTNAKLADLKISLADGKDSVDNLIAKLNLLIDETEKSGEAQAADWYPIVPSDKAADKYLNLIDDLLIERLMGQIARLLIEIVEPRNQFLEQYFRLLTNVFDCEVVGISVLSSNHPWLSLKANLPVSRKALEMLKDTAAKQLGAPKDLKVELLGDVQASGDAIGAFEILPVVADKTNIGALIFGTADKKGFDEASKLAMRHLNKMILPVMRLVLASQEIEVLYQKEMYRSSTDASTGLYNLEFLVGFLQQQLLFSYRQKAPVGLLIVDVDNLKAINDEFGYQVGDLVLSRMANKMLAMTRASDLIARYGGDEFAVVMPNADLAGARVLAEKIRLEMPTMNFVLPGQKKGPKITVSIGCAGFNMEDLNPETILRDAKHALQRAKSSGGNKVSA, encoded by the coding sequence ATGAAAAAAAGGCAAGTCCTTTTAGCTGGTAATAAGGCTCAGCTTGAACCTATTGAGGCGGCTCTTAAGAAGGCTGGATTTGGCTCAAGTGTCACTGGTAGTGCCTTTGAGACGCTGGCTGAGCTGGCTAAATCCAAGCCCAGCGCCGTTGTTGTAGGCTCCGACTTGGAAGACCTGAAAAGTTATCAGCTAGCCTGTCTCATTAAGTCAGGAAGTAAAGATCCACAATTGCCTGTTGTAGTTCTGGATAGCAAGAACGGGCATTCGGGGTTTTGGACCAATGCCAAATTGGCAGATCTCAAGATTTCTCTCGCCGATGGAAAAGATTCAGTTGACAACCTGATTGCTAAATTGAACTTGCTTATTGATGAAACCGAAAAGTCAGGTGAAGCACAAGCAGCCGATTGGTATCCGATTGTTCCATCGGACAAAGCGGCGGACAAATACCTCAACCTCATTGATGATTTGTTGATTGAACGATTGATGGGACAAATTGCTAGATTGCTTATTGAAATAGTCGAACCGCGCAATCAGTTTTTGGAGCAATATTTTCGTTTGCTTACGAACGTATTTGATTGCGAAGTGGTCGGCATTTCTGTTTTAAGTTCAAATCATCCTTGGCTCAGCCTAAAAGCCAACTTGCCGGTCAGTCGCAAGGCATTGGAGATGCTAAAGGACACTGCTGCAAAACAACTTGGTGCTCCAAAAGATCTAAAAGTGGAATTGCTTGGTGATGTGCAAGCAAGCGGCGATGCCATTGGTGCTTTTGAAATTTTGCCTGTAGTTGCCGACAAAACAAATATCGGCGCGCTTATTTTCGGCACTGCCGACAAGAAGGGCTTCGACGAGGCAAGCAAATTGGCCATGCGTCATCTCAACAAGATGATTTTGCCTGTCATGCGTCTTGTGCTGGCCAGTCAAGAAATTGAAGTGCTGTATCAAAAGGAGATGTATCGATCATCAACCGATGCATCAACCGGGCTCTACAATCTTGAATTTCTCGTCGGATTTTTGCAACAGCAATTGCTCTTTTCCTATAGACAAAAAGCCCCTGTGGGACTGCTTATCGTCGATGTGGATAATCTTAAGGCAATCAATGATGAATTCGGCTATCAAGTAGGCGATTTGGTTTTGTCGAGAATGGCAAACAAGATGCTTGCGATGACTCGCGCTTCGGATTTAATTGCTCGATATGGTGGTGATGAGTTTGCAGTTGTGATGCCGAATGCGGATTTAGCAGGTGCAAGAGTCCTGGCGGAAAAAATTCGTCTGGAGATGCCGACAATGAATTTTGTTCTTCCTGGTCAGAAAAAAGGACCGAAGATAACTGTCAGCATCGGTTGCGCCGGATTCAATATGGAAGATTTGAATCCAGAGACAATTCTTCGCGATGCCAAACACGCGCTGCAACGCGCAAAGTCTTCAGGCGGCAACAAGGTCTCGGCGTAA